From one Lactiplantibacillus paraplantarum genomic stretch:
- a CDS encoding MarR family winged helix-turn-helix transcriptional regulator yields the protein MMKTNTKKAKYDDAELFEKVLVGMSWLESHLREIIQTMVTDADVSFEQFLILYYLDHSTDHRITVKELAADRHVSSSAISRKLTYLINNDLIVLNIDPYDRRYRYLTLTAKGEKLARVIEKVNEERLGKFLDEFGRIRTSELTDELRMVSKVLVDTKEIKG from the coding sequence ATGATGAAGACTAATACCAAAAAAGCCAAGTACGACGATGCGGAACTGTTCGAGAAAGTTTTAGTGGGCATGTCCTGGCTCGAAAGCCATCTTCGTGAGATTATCCAAACGATGGTGACTGATGCAGATGTGTCGTTTGAACAGTTCTTGATTCTTTACTATCTTGACCATAGCACTGATCACCGAATTACGGTGAAAGAGCTAGCCGCTGACCGCCACGTTTCTTCTTCAGCGATTTCAAGGAAGCTCACTTACTTGATCAACAATGATTTAATTGTGCTAAACATTGATCCTTATGATCGCCGGTATCGTTACTTAACGTTGACCGCGAAAGGGGAAAAATTGGCGCGAGTCATTGAAAAAGTTAACGAAGAACGCCTCGGTAAGTTCCTAGATGAATTTGGCCGGATTCGAACTTCTGAATTAACTGATGAGCTTCGAATGGTCAGTAAAGTTTTAGTAGATACCAAGGAAATAAAAGGTTAA
- a CDS encoding MucBP domain-containing protein: MSKDNQKMTGDSVYRVKMYKDGKRWVYAGATTLALAAGLVFANVNASADTSANTDTNTEQVSSAASSAATSSATTSSAATDASSASSTATSTSSTASSTATSSSSAASSTATVATQSATSASGNSAAQQDDTTQTAVATSAKVQSRAASVATTATVEQTAPTVTTPTSDATPKVTSEATLTTSEAASASTSEATSTVASGKGQVVKNADAAGADNVNSVVDGTNFATEADTTYDVTVTLSKNSSVDWTDANGSFAVKGNVASATGTWKLTSYTVGNTLTDGVITDGTTTTLTDNDAAGMPSVVYADSLADNSYLQLNYVYTATTSSSANGGLTFTDIPRAVHDTAAGSNQIGWDYTTNVTTDTTITTPAEDASDVSVAYVVITGVNADGTPKYTQIDGGVTKSGKVGTTFTINPATIDGYALYGASNNVTGDANGLTGTVDTDATNNEVVLVYAENTGIVVNYQTADGSTVAASNQYTQGTDGTFTRAGGTYELTAPSLDGYTYTGYKIGDGDVQSGNIAAGTLVAGANTVTFVYAPVVEQSDITVNYVDEAGNVIKDSTTSTGDNGTTYTIDQPTIDGYTYKSASDSLTGTYDGNKTITLTYAKNAAPVEQSTITVNYVDADGKTIKTATTQTLDNGSTYKVETPTIDGYTYKSADGALTGTVDGNKTITLTYTKDATPVEQSTITVNYVDADGKTIKTATTQTLDNGSTYTVETPTIDGYTYKSADGALTGTVDGNKTITLTYTKDATPVEQSTITVNYVDAEGKTIKTATTQTLDNGSTYTVETPTIDGYTYKSADGALTGTVDGNKTITLTYTKDSTTPVENKANLTINYVDADGNTIKTSSVTEYIVGQAYTVGQPEIAGYTYDHATGDAIAGTIAYNGNTVTLVYTKNGSTTPTEQTKTITVNYVDADGNTIKTATTTTYKVGDTYTVATPTIDGYTYKSADGALTGTVADDATITLTYSKTDNGGTTTAPTTAPGTGDNGNNGGGTITTAPTTAPGTGDNVNGGGTGTTTTAPVTTPSDDTVNTGSSTTAASTAPATTVSDDEVTPTTTATSNGTSGVVPASASLQPVVTTKTTTSDAKTLPQTDEDENGTALAVLGLSTLLMGSALYFGVSRRKHEA, encoded by the coding sequence CAGTTTATCGGGTAAAGATGTATAAAGACGGTAAACGTTGGGTTTATGCCGGTGCAACCACGTTAGCTCTAGCTGCTGGTTTAGTTTTTGCCAACGTTAATGCTTCAGCTGATACTTCTGCAAACACGGACACCAACACAGAACAAGTTTCTAGTGCTGCTAGTTCAGCTGCAACTAGTTCAGCAACGACTTCGTCAGCTGCTACGGATGCCAGTTCTGCATCTTCAACTGCAACTTCAACGTCAAGCACAGCTAGTTCAACAGCAACATCTTCAAGTAGTGCTGCCAGTTCGACCGCAACTGTTGCAACACAAAGTGCTACTTCAGCGAGCGGAAATTCAGCCGCACAGCAAGATGACACTACGCAAACTGCTGTTGCGACCTCTGCTAAGGTACAATCACGAGCTGCTAGTGTTGCTACTACTGCGACTGTTGAACAAACAGCTCCGACAGTCACTACACCTACATCTGACGCAACACCGAAGGTTACTAGTGAAGCAACACTAACTACTTCTGAAGCGGCTAGTGCATCGACATCAGAAGCTACATCTACCGTAGCTAGTGGTAAAGGTCAAGTAGTTAAGAATGCAGATGCGGCAGGAGCGGACAACGTAAATTCCGTTGTTGATGGTACAAATTTTGCTACTGAAGCTGACACTACTTACGATGTCACAGTCACGCTATCAAAAAATTCTAGTGTTGATTGGACAGACGCTAATGGTTCGTTTGCAGTGAAGGGGAACGTTGCTTCTGCAACTGGTACTTGGAAATTAACATCATATACAGTTGGTAATACACTAACTGATGGGGTTATTACTGATGGAACGACCACAACGCTTACTGATAATGATGCAGCTGGCATGCCAAGTGTCGTTTACGCTGACTCACTTGCGGACAACAGTTATTTACAACTAAATTATGTTTACACTGCTACTACTAGCAGTTCTGCAAATGGTGGTTTAACTTTTACTGATATTCCACGTGCTGTTCATGATACCGCAGCAGGATCAAATCAAATTGGTTGGGATTATACAACAAATGTAACTACAGACACGACGATTACTACGCCAGCTGAAGATGCTTCAGATGTCAGTGTGGCGTATGTTGTAATCACCGGTGTTAATGCTGATGGTACCCCTAAGTATACTCAGATTGACGGTGGTGTAACTAAGAGTGGGAAAGTTGGAACAACTTTTACTATTAATCCAGCAACGATTGATGGCTATGCACTCTATGGTGCAAGCAATAATGTTACTGGTGATGCAAATGGCCTCACTGGGACAGTTGATACGGATGCTACCAACAATGAAGTTGTATTAGTATACGCTGAAAATACCGGTATTGTTGTTAACTATCAAACTGCTGATGGATCAACTGTGGCTGCATCCAACCAGTATACGCAAGGTACTGATGGAACCTTTACTCGTGCAGGCGGTACGTATGAATTAACTGCTCCAAGTCTTGATGGCTATACCTACACGGGTTACAAGATTGGTGACGGTGATGTTCAATCAGGAAACATTGCTGCAGGTACGCTTGTTGCTGGCGCTAATACAGTAACTTTTGTTTATGCTCCAGTTGTCGAACAATCTGACATTACTGTAAATTACGTTGATGAAGCTGGCAATGTAATCAAGGATTCAACTACTTCGACTGGTGATAACGGCACGACTTACACGATTGACCAACCAACAATTGATGGTTACACGTATAAGTCAGCTAGTGATTCCTTAACCGGGACGTACGACGGCAATAAGACAATTACCTTAACTTACGCTAAGAATGCAGCCCCAGTTGAACAATCAACGATTACGGTAAACTACGTTGATGCTGATGGTAAGACGATCAAGACGGCGACGACCCAAACCTTGGACAACGGTTCAACTTATAAAGTTGAGACGCCAACCATCGATGGTTACACTTACAAGTCAGCTGATGGCGCCTTAACTGGTACGGTTGATGGTAATAAGACGATTACCTTAACTTATACCAAGGATGCGACACCAGTCGAACAATCAACGATTACGGTAAACTACGTTGATGCTGATGGTAAGACAATTAAGACGGCGACGACCCAAACCTTGGACAACGGTTCAACTTATACCGTTGAGACGCCAACCATTGATGGTTACACTTACAAGTCAGCTGATGGTGCCTTAACTGGTACGGTTGATGGTAATAAGACCATTACCTTAACTTATACCAAGGATGCGACACCAGTCGAACAATCAACGATTACGGTAAACTACGTTGATGCTGAAGGTAAGACAATTAAGACGGCGACGACCCAAACCTTGGACAACGGTTCAACTTATACCGTTGAGACGCCAACCATTGATGGTTACACTTACAAGTCAGCTGATGGCGCCTTAACTGGTACGGTTGATGGTAATAAGACCATTACCTTAACTTACACCAAGGACTCAACGACACCTGTTGAAAACAAAGCTAACTTGACGATCAATTACGTTGACGCTGATGGCAACACCATCAAGACGTCTAGTGTAACTGAATATATCGTTGGTCAAGCTTACACGGTCGGTCAACCAGAAATTGCTGGTTACACGTATGACCATGCAACTGGTGATGCTATTGCCGGGACGATTGCATATAACGGTAACACAGTTACCCTTGTTTACACGAAGAACGGTAGCACGACACCAACTGAACAAACTAAGACGATTACGGTAAATTATGTCGATGCTGATGGTAACACCATCAAGACCGCTACGACCACAACATACAAAGTTGGGGACACATACACGGTCGCAACACCAACAATCGATGGCTACACTTACAAGTCAGCTGATGGCGCATTGACTGGTACGGTCGCTGATGATGCTACGATTACTTTAACTTATTCTAAGACCGATAATGGTGGTACAACGACTGCGCCAACCACTGCACCTGGTACTGGTGACAATGGTAATAACGGTGGCGGAACCATCACGACGGCACCAACCACCGCACCTGGTACTGGTGATAACGTCAATGGTGGCGGTACTGGTACCACGACTACTGCCCCTGTTACGACGCCAAGTGATGACACTGTCAACACTGGTTCATCAACGACGGCGGCTTCAACCGCACCAGCAACCACGGTTTCTGATGATGAAGTAACGCCAACCACGACTGCAACTAGCAATGGTACGAGTGGGGTTGTTCCTGCTTCCGCATCATTACAACCAGTTGTAACGACGAAGACGACGACTTCTGACGCGAAGACGTTACCTCAAACGGATGAAGACGAAAACGGGACTGCTTTGGCTGTCTTGGGTCTTTCAACCTTATTGATGGGTTCAGCGCTATACTTTGGCGTTTCTCGTCGGAAACATGAAGCATAA